A window of Erpetoichthys calabaricus chromosome 12, fErpCal1.3, whole genome shotgun sequence contains these coding sequences:
- the LOC127529790 gene encoding ubiquitin-conjugating enzyme E2 K-like — translation MANIAVQRIKREFKEVLKSEEISRNQIKVDLVDGNFTELRGEIAGPPDTPYEGGRYQLEIKIPEPYPFSPPKVRFITKIWHPNISSVTGAICLDILKDQWAAAMTLRTVLLSLQALLAAAEPDDPQDAVVANQLKQDPEMFKQTARLWAHVYAGAPPSSPKYTKDIEKLCGMGFERNAVIAALSSKSWDVESATELLLMN, via the coding sequence ATGGCCAATATAGCAGTGCAACGCATCAAACGTGAATTTAAAGAAGTCCTCAAGAGCGAGGAGATAAGCCGAAACCAAATCAAGGTCGACCTCGTGGACGGAAATTTCACCGAACTGAGAGGAGAAATCGCAGGACCTCCGGACACGCCATACGAAGGAGGGAGGTACCAGTTGGAAATCAAAATCCCCGAGCCGTATCCGTTCAGTCCTCCAAAAGTTCGGTTTATTACTAAAATTTGGCATCCCAATATCAGCTCGGTGACCGGCGCAATTTGCTTGGATATTCTCAAGGATCAGTGGGCAGCCGCCATGACCCTCCGGACGGTGTTGCTATCGTTGCAAGCGCTGCTGGCGGCTGCGGAACCGGACGACCCACAGGATGCGGTGGTGGCAAATCAGCTGAAGCAGGACCCGGAGATGTTCAAGCAGACGGCCCGCCTCTGGGCACACGTGTATGCCGGTGCACCCCCGTCGAGTCCCAAGTACACCAAGGACATCGAAAAGCTCTGCGGGATGGGCTTCGAAAGAAACGCCGTCATCGCTGCCCTCTCGTCCAAGTCCTGGGATGTGGAATCGGCCACCGAGCTGCTTCTAATGAACTGA